One Pseudomonas syringae CC1557 genomic window, AGATCATTCAGCGCCGCGATCAGCAGATGCAGCTTGCTGACCACACGACGCCCCAGCACAACAGCCAGTAACAACAGCACGCCAAGGCCGACCAGCGCCAGGCCCATGCCGATCCGCCAGCGCAGGGTTTCCGCCGCTTCCTGCACCGCAACACGGGTATTGTCGGTCATCGCAGTCGCGGCTGACTGAGCGGATTGCAGCCGGGTACGCAAGGCCGTCGAGCTGTCTTTGGAGGCGCCGGCAAGGCTGTCTGAGACCAGTTGCTCACCGCTGGTGATCAGCGTCGCAAAGCGCTTGTCCAGTGCCGCTAGGTTTTCCTCGACCGTCGCCGTGGAAACGCCCATGCGCACCTTGCCTATTTCCACACCGTTAGGGCTGATGGACGCCTCGACGTAGTACACCGAAGCATCGTTTTTCGCCGCATTCAGGATCTTGTCCATCGCCCGCTCGCCTTCGCCCTTGGCGAGTAGTGCCTTGACCAGCGGGTTATCGCGGTTCATGTAGCGGGTAAGGTGCTCGCCTGCGGCATCGTCATAGACCACGAACAGCACATTGGGATTGCGCTGTGCACGTCGGGCAAACTCGGAGAGGGTTGGCGTATCGTTGTCCCACATGGCTCGCGGAGCAACGGCGGCCAGCAATTCGGCCAGATCGGTAGCGGAACCCTTCAGGTCTTTTTCCAGCGTCTCACGCAATTGCGCCTGCTCATCTTTCAGGCGCGTCGACAGTCCGACGCTCAGACGCTGACGGGTACTGGCAGAAAGTGCATCGAGGCTCGATGTCACTTCGCTACTCGCCAGCTCCAGCTCGGAGGAAAGGTGTTGCGAATCTACCCCTAGACGCGTGGCAAGATCAGCTTCAAGAGCCGTGACTGTGCTCCGGGTAAGCGCAACCGCCACCACGACCTGCACCAAAAGGGCGATGCCCAGCGCAATGAAGACCGGGCGCAGCAGACGACTTTGCAAAAGAGACAGGACAGCTGACACAGGAGAATCCTTCCGCCATGAGCGCCATTAAAATGATGGCACTTTTCTGTCATCTTTGTAGCAAGCGCCGTGCCGTGACACAAGTCTCACTTTTGCCGAATTTGCTGCGCCACACACAGGAACCAAAAAGGGCCGCAAATGCGGCCCTTTTTTGTACAGCTCGCTGACGTATCAGCCGAACGGGTGACGCAGCACGATGGTTTCGTTGCGGTCAGGACCGGTCGAAATGATGTCGATCGGCGCACCTACCAGCTCTTCAACACGCTTGATGTAAGCGCGCGCAGCCGCAGGCAGTTCCTCAAGGGTCTTGGCACCCAGCGTGGACTCGCTCCAGCCCGGCATCTGCTCATAGACCGGGCGCAGACCGAGGTAGCTGTCAGCGTCGGTAGGCGCGTCGATGACCGCGCCTTCTTCGTTCTCGTAGCCGATGCAGATGTTGATGGTTTCCAGACCATCGAGCACGTCCAGCTTGGTAAGGCACAGGCCCGAGATGCTGTTGATTTCGATGGCGCGACGCAGGATGACGGCATCGAACCAGCCGCAACGACGGGCACGACCGGTAGTGGCGCCGAACTCGTGGCCGCGCTTGGCCAGGAAAGCACCGACGTCGTCGAACAGTTCGGTCGGGAAAGGGCCCGAACCGACGCGCGTGGTGTAAGCCTTGGTGATACCCAGAATGTAATCCAGGTACATGGGACCAAAGCCGGAACCGGTCGCGATACCGCCAGCGGTGGTGTTGGAGCTGGTCACATAGGGATACGTACCGTGGTCGATATCCAGCAGCGAACCCTGAGCGCCTTCGAACATGATGTCCTTGCCGTCACGACGCATTTCATGCAGCGCAGCGGTGACGTCGAGCATCAGCGGCTTGAGCATGTCAGCGTATTCCATGCACTCGTCGAGTGTTTTCTGGAAGTCGATGGCAGGCTCTTTGTAGTAATTGACCAGCACGAAGTTATGGTAGTCGAGCAACTCGCCCAGCTTGGCGGCGAAGCGCTCGCGGTGGAACAGGTCACCGATGCGCAGACCGCGACGTGCGACCTTGTCTTCGTAGGCCGGGCCGATACCACGACCGGTGGTACCGATCTTGAACTCGCCACGGGCCTTTTCACGCGCCTGGTCCAGCGCTACGTGGTACGACAGGATCAGCGGGCAGGACGGGCTGATGCGCAGGCGCTCGCGCACCGGAATGCCTTTCTCTTCCAGCTTGATGATTTCGCGCAGGAGCGCGTCGGGAGCAACCACCACACCGTTACCGATCAGGCACTGCACGCCTTCGCGCAGGACACCGGAGGGGATCAGGTGCAATACGGTTTTCTCACCGTCGATCACCAGGGTGTGCCCCGCATTGTGGCCACCCTGATAGCGAACCACGGCGGTAGCATGTTCGGTCAGCAGATCAACGATCTTGCCTTTGCCCTCATCACCCCATTGAGTGCCCAGGACTACGACATTCTTACCCATAACACTTGTCCTCATTCACGCAAACTTGGTGCCGGCGGCGGCCGGCAGGAATACTCAAGAAGCCAGCGGCATTACCTGCCAGTGCTCGCCATGCTGAATCAATTGCCGGTCACAGTCGGCTTCACGTGCCGCGCTCACCTGCTGCCCAGGCAACGCCTGAACCACACGCTGACCTTCGCTGCGCAACTGGCATACCTGCTGCCAGAGTGCCGCATCCGTGCTGTCCGGCATCCAGATGCCACCGGACGGTAAAGCGATTTCTGCCTGCCCCAGGGTTACCAGGGTTTTCAGGTCAGTGGAAAAGCCGGTCGCCGGACGGGCGCGACCGAAGTCGGCACCGATGTCATCATAACGACCGCCCTGGGCAATCGACTGCCCCACGCCCGGTACGAATACCGCGAACACCACACCGGTATGGTAATGGTAGCCGCGCAGCTCACCGAGATCGAAATACAGTGGCAACTGCGGGAAGCGTGCGGCGAGACGGTCTGCGATAGCCAGCAGGTCATCCAGCGCTGCCAGCACCGGCGCAGGTGCACCGGCCAGACGATCACGGGCAGCATCCAGCACTTCACGACCGCCACACAGATCGACCAGCGCGCGCAGCATCGTCGCTAGGTCCTGCGGCAGATCGGCCGTCAGGGCAACCACTTCATCGATGGCCTTGCGTTGCAGCGCATCAAACAACTGCTGCTCCACTTCGCCCGACAGCCCGGCAGCCCGCGCCAGCCCCCGGTAGATGCCGACGTGCCCGAGGTCCATGTGTACATCAGGCACTTCAGCCAGCTGCAACATCGCCAGCATCAGACTGATAACTTCGACATCACTGCTCGGGCTCGCGTCGCCGTACAGCTCGGCGCCGAGTTGAATCGGGCTGCGCGACGAAGACAGTGCACGCGGCTGAGCATGCAGAACACTGCCCGCATAGCACAGACGGTTCGGGCCTTCGCGCTTGAGTGTGTGTGCATCGATGCGCGCAACCTGCGGCGTGATGTCGGCACGAAAGCCCATCTGCCGGCCCGATTGCGGGTCGATGACCTTGAAGGTACGCAGATCCAGATCCGAGCCCGCGCCCGTCAGCAGGGACTCCAGGTACTCGATATGCGGGGTGACGACAAATTCATAGCCCCAGCTCTGAAACAGATCCAACACCTGACGGCGCGCCACTTCAATGCGCGCCGCTTCTGGTGGCAGTACTTCTTCGATGCCATCTGGTAGCAGCCAGCGGTCAACCGTTGCCATTACGCCATTCCCCTGTGATCCGGGCGGCCAGCCTCGAGGCCAGCCTTGAGTGAAGCAGAAAGTGGTGAGCCGTATGACGGGCACGACAAACGCCCGCGAAAGACCCCGGACCACTTCCCTCGAAAAACCTGCCGACTGCCGGGATCAACCCGACTGCAGCCAATCAACCGTGCAGACGCAAAAAAGCCGGGAATTTCCCGGCTGCCGCATGATACACACGTTTCACCGTGCGATCACCCCACCGGACGGTTTTGCCGCCCGGCGGGTGATTGATTACGGCTTGGCTTTTTCCATATAGCGGAAGAATTCGCTATTCGGATCCAGCACCATCACGTCGCTCTTGTTCGCGAAGCTCTCACGGTAGGCGCGCAGGCTGCGATAGAACGCATAGAACTCCTGGTCCTGGCCATATGCCTTCGAGTAGATCGAGGCAGCCTGTGCATCACCATCACCACGCGCCTCTTCAGACTCGCGATAGGCTTCTGCCAGCAACACGCGACGCTGACGGTCGGCGTCGGCACGAATGCCTTCGGCCAGCTCGTTACCCTTGGCGCGATGCTCGCGAGCTTCACGCTCACGCTCGGTACTCATCCGCTCGAAGACGCTGCGATTCACTTCCTTCGGCAGGTCGATGGCCTTGACCCGGACATCCACAACTTCGATGCCCAGTTCTTTCTCAGCCATGCGATTCAGCGAACCGGTGATGTCCGACATCAGCGCATCGCGCTCACCCGACACCACTTCGTGCAGGGTGCGCTTGCCAAACTGGTCACGCAGGCCTGATTCCAGACGACGCGAGAGGCGCTCGTCGGCAATCTGCTTGAGGCCGGACGTTGCAGTATAGAAACGCTCTGCATCCTTCACGCGCCACTTGGCGTAGGCATCCACCATGACCGCTTTCTTTTCCAGCGTCAGAAAACGCTGGGTGGGAGCGTCGAGCGTCAGCAAGCGTCCGTCGAACTTGCGCACCTGGTTCACGTAAGGAACCTTCACATGCAGACCCGGCTGAACATCCGCCTGGACCACACGACCGAATTGCAGCAGGACCGCACGTTCTGTCTGGGACACGATATAGAAGCTGTTCCAGGCAATGACTGCCAGTACCACACCAACAATAAGGGTGATCAGCGATTTGTTACTCATCAGCGAGTCTCCCTGGTACGTACTTCACCGCGCTGCTGAGTATCGGTCGCTCGCGTGGCAGCCTCAGTATTGGCCTGAGATGACGCGCCAGTATTGGTGCCATTGGCGGTGCTGCTGCGGCTGCTCTCGATCATCTTGTCGAGCGGGAGGTAAAGCAGGTTGTTCTGCCCTTTGTCACCGGTCACGAGAACCTTGCTGGTATTGCTGAAGACTTCCTGCATGGTGTCCAGATACAGACGCTGGCGAGTGACTTCAGGTGCCTTGCGGTACTCGGCGACCAGTTTGGTAAAGCGATCAGCCTCACCTTTGGCGCGCGATACCACTTCATCGCGGTAGCCGTTGGCATCTTCGAGGATGCGCTGGGCCTGACCACGGGCTTCCGGAATCACGCCATTGGCATAACTTTCAGCCTGGTTACGGGAACGCTGCTCGTCTTCACGGGCACGGATCACGTCGTCGAAGGCTTCCTGAACTTCACGCGGTGCAGCGGCGCTCTGCACGTTCACCTGAGTCACGGTGATGCCGGTGCCGTAGGTATCGAGGAAGCGTTGCAGACGCTCCTTGATTTCGCTCGCCATCAGCTCGCGCCCTTCAGTCAGCACCTGGTCCATCGCCGTGGAGCCAACGACATGGCGCAGCGCGCTTTCAGTCGCGTGCTGCAGGCTGATCTCGGGCTGGTCGACGTTCAGGACGAAGTCTTTCAGGTTGCTGATCTTGTATTGCACGGTCAGCGGCACTTCGACGATGTTTTCGTCTTCGGTGAGCATCTGGCCCTGCTTGGTGTAGGCACGCTCGCGAGTCACGTTTTCCAGGTACTTGCGGTCGAACGGCGGGAAGTAGATGTTGAGACCCGGCCCCACGGTTTCGTGGTATTGGCCGAAGCGCAGCACAACAGCCTGCTCTTGCTCGTCGACGACGTAGATAGCGCTGTAGAGCCAGAAAGCGACGAGTACGACCAGGCCGATGCCGAGCAGGCCAAGGCCACCGCCCTTGCCCGAGCTGCCGCCATTGCCACTGCCGCCGCCATCACTGCCGCGTTTGTTTCCGCCACCGAAAAGCCCTTTCAGGCTTTCCTGCAGCTTTCGGAAGGCCTCGTCGAGATCCGGTGGCCCCTTGCGGTCGCCGCCACGGCGTTTACCACCCCAGGGATCTTGATTATTCGAGTTGCCACCCGGCTCATTCCAAGCCATAGCGCTCTCCATCTGATAAAGCAAAGACGCGCCCACGGCGCGCCGACCAATGCTACAGAATGCCCGAGAAAACCGTACAAAGGCTTTCTCGTGCTTTTATTGCAAAGTGTGTTGCTCGATGAACTCCAGCGGCTGCAATCCTTCGCGACTCACCAGACGATTGAGTTCAACGCGCGGCAATCGTACTGCCAGCAAGCTTGCACCTTCTTCATCATGCGTCTCGCTCTGCACCGCACCCAGTTCAAAAAACTGGGCACGCAGCCGGGCAAGATTCTGCGGCAAATGCAGCGTGCCGACAAACAGATCGTTACCCAGCAGCTCGGCAACCGCCTGCTTGAGCAAATCCAGCCCCCTGCCATCGCGGGCAGACAACCAGACACGTTGCGGCTTGCCATCGGCATCGCGCTGTATCTGAGGCTCCACCCCCTCCAGCAAATCGAGTTTGTTATAGACCTCGAGGATCGGCAAGCCCTCGGCCCCGATCTCGCCCAGCACGGCCATGACCTGCTCGATCTGCGACATGCGCTCAGGCTCGTGAGAGTCGATGACATGCAGCAGCAGATCGGAGTTGCTCGACTCTTCGAGCGTCGCGCGAAAGGCTTCAACCAGTTTGTGCGGCAGATGACGAATGAAGCCTACGGTGTCGGCCAGCACGATGGGACCGAGGTCATCAAGCTGCAGACGGCGCAAGGTCGGATCGAGTGTGGCGAACAGTTGGTCGGCCGCGAACACATTCGAATCGGTGATCGAATTGAACAGCGTCGACTTGCCGGCGTTGGTGTAGCCCACCAGCGAAACCGACGGGATATCGGCGCGACGACGCCCGCGACGGGCCTGGTCACGCTGACTGCGAACCTTCTCGAGACGCCCTTTGATCTGGCGCAGGCGTACCCGCAACAGACGACGGTCGGTTTCGAGCTGGGTCTCACCCGGACCGCGCAGGCCGATACCACCCTTCTGACGCTCAAGGTGAGTCCAGCCACGCACAAGACGCGTGCTCATGTGCTCAAGCTGGGCCAGTTCGACCTGCAACTTGCCTTCGTGAGTACGCGCCCGCTGGGCGAAGATATCGAGAATCAGCCCGGTGCGATCAAGCACGCGACACTCGAAAACGCGTTCGAGGTTACGTTCCTGACTGGGCGTGAGGGTGTGATTGAATATCACGAGATCAGCCTGTTCGGCTTTGACCTGGTCGCGAAGCTCCTCGACCTTGCCAGAGCCAATCAGGTATTTGGCCGATGGCCGATGACGCGGCACGTTGATAAACGCAACGGTATCGGCGCCGGCCGAGATGGCCAGCTCCTGAAACTCCTGCGGATCTTCGCGCGCCTCAGGGTCCTGACCATCCAGATGAACGAGTATGGCCCGCTCACCACCACTGTGGCGCTCAAAGAACAAGGCAGACTCCTATCAGGCGTTACCTGGCTCGGCATCCACGCCGTCAGCGTCGGTAGCGCTTGGCAGGCGGATCGGACGAACCGGTACGACGGTGGAAATAGCGTGTTTGTAGACCATCTGGCTGACCGTGTTCTTCAGCAAAATGACGAACTGGTCGAAAGACTCGATCGTACCCTGCAGCTTGATACCGTTGACCAGATAGATCGATACCCCGACCTTCTCTTTACGCAAGGTATTCAGGTAAGGGTCTTGTAGCGAATGCCCTTTTGACATGTGCCGCACTCCTTTAAGGATCAAAAAAATAATAAATCGAATTCGATTGGCTTGACCGGCCACCCCCAAGGATAGACGGCTATTGCAGGGACTCAGCCCAATATGGAGACCGATCCCAGGTATTTCAAGGCACGTGGCAGATTGTCGCTGGCCAGACTGTCGAGCCAGTGGAGATTCTCCCAGCTGCGTAGCCAGGTGAATTGCCGCTTCGCCAGTTGGCGTGTCGCAATGATGCCCCGTTCCTGCATTTCATCCCGCGTCAGCTTTCCATCCAGGTGATCCCAGACCTGGCGATAACCGACTGCTCTTATCGATGGCAACCCTGAATGCAGGTCACCTCTTGAGCGCAATGCCAGTACTTCGTCCAGAAACCCCTGATCCAGCATTTGCTCAAAACGCAGCGCGATGCGGTGGTGCAGCACCTTGCGATCAGCCGGAGCGATTGCAAGGTTCGCGACAGTATAGGGCAATTGCTGACGCCCTGATGCGGCCGCTTCAGTACTTTGCGCAGTTTGTTGCTCGCGGTGTGCCGTCATGCTCATCCCGCTGACGCGATAAACCTCCAGCGCCCTGATCAGACGTTGCGGATCATTAGGGTGGATACGTGCAGCCGACACAGGGTCGACTTCCGCTAACTGATCGTGCAACGACTGCCAGCCAAAAGCCATTGCATCGGCTTCAAGCTGCGCCCGAACCTCTGCATCAGCGGCCGGCATATCTGCCAGCCCGTCCAATAGAGCCTTGAAATACAACATAGTGCCGCCGACCAGCAAAGGAATATTTCCGCGTGCGGTAATTTCCGCCATGGCGGCCAGTGCGTCGGTGCGAAAGTCAGCGGCGGAATAGCTTTGCGCAGGGTCGAGAATGTCGATCAGACGATGAGGAAACTCGGCCAGTTGCGCCTTTGAAGGCTTGGCGGTGCCGATGTCCATGCCGCGATAGACCAGTGCAGAATCGACGCTGATCAGCTCGCAGGGCAGGACTTTGCTCAGCTCGATGGCCAGATCGGTCTTGCCTGCTGCGGTTGGCCCCATGAGAAAGATGGCCGGAGGTAAAGCGTTCATTCATTGACCGCGCAGGAATAATTTATCCAGGTCACTGAGGCCCATCTGAGTCCAGGTGGGACGACCGTGGTTGCATTGTCCGCTGCGCTCGGTGTTTTCCATGTCGCGCAGCAGAGCGTTCATTTCCGGGATTGCCAGACGCCGGTTGGCGCGGATCGCTCCGTGACAGGCCATGGTGCCGAGCAACTCGTTCATGTGCGCCTGCACCCGATCACTGGTGCCATATTCCATCAGGTCTGCCAGCACATCACTGACCAGTCGATTGGCCTCGGCCTGTTTGAGCAACGCGGGAATCTGGCGGATCGCCAGAGTTTCCGGGCCAAGCCGTTGCAGCTCGAAGCCCAGCCGCTGGAAGGTTGTAATGTGCTCTTCGGCGCAATCAGCCTCGCGCTGACTGACCGCGATGGACTCGGGCACCAGCAGCGGCTGGCCGCTCAGGCCTTCATTGGCCATGGCTATTTTCAGGCGCTCGTACATGATTCGCTCATGAGCCGCATGCATGTCGACCAGCACCAGCCCCTGGGCGTTTTCAGCCAGAATGTAGATCCCTTTGAGCTGCGCCAATGCATAGCCCAATGGCGGGATGTCACTGGCCGACTCTGGCAGGGTCGATGGCGCGGCACTCGGCAACGGCGCGAAAAACTCTCGATACGCACTTTGCGCTTCGGCGACCGGCACGCCCGACGTGGGCCGCGGCGAATACTGATACTGGTAACCACTGCCGGAACCGCTGCCCGCAGGCCTGGCGAAAGGCTCGCCCTGCGGCTGTTCCAACACATTGTTGGCCAGGCGCATCTCGCCCTGCGGCCCGAATTCGCCTGCATCCGGCCCGGTCGGCCGAGGTTCGGTGGCAACCGGCACGCTGCCACCCAGCTGATTTTCAGGACGAACGTCGCCCAAGGCTCGATGCAGGGTGCCATACAGAAAGTCGTGGACCATGCGCCCGTCACGGAAGCGCACTTCATGTTTGGTCGGGTGAACGTTGACGTCGACAGCAGCCGGATCAACTTCGAAGAACAGCACGAAGGTCGGATGCCGGCCATTGAACAGCACGTCGCGATACGCCTGACGCACCGCGTGAGCGACCAGCTTGTCGC contains:
- a CDS encoding methyl-accepting chemotaxis protein, which codes for MSAVLSLLQSRLLRPVFIALGIALLVQVVVAVALTRSTVTALEADLATRLGVDSQHLSSELELASSEVTSSLDALSASTRQRLSVGLSTRLKDEQAQLRETLEKDLKGSATDLAELLAAVAPRAMWDNDTPTLSEFARRAQRNPNVLFVVYDDAAGEHLTRYMNRDNPLVKALLAKGEGERAMDKILNAAKNDASVYYVEASISPNGVEIGKVRMGVSTATVEENLAALDKRFATLITSGEQLVSDSLAGASKDSSTALRTRLQSAQSAATAMTDNTRVAVQEAAETLRWRIGMGLALVGLGVLLLLAVVLGRRVVSKLHLLIAALNDLAAGEGDLTKRVKLDSNDEIGDMSAAVNRFIDKLQPIVREAGEVAQRTGVEIGVMSERNAGADAAAELQRDEVAASLKALEQMADEAQSESHAMQAALRQVIDIKQATDENTRTSNQVGGLIEALAGQVETGAQVIERLARQSQQIEVVLEVIHGIAEQTNLLALNAAIEAARAGETGRGFAVVADEVRALASKTQSSTGDIQEHIVALQRGAKEAVAAIGIAGRQAKEGLEVLRDSVKRQQTVQTSVEQVHAAIGLATQAAAHQAEGAQAVRGRVEVIHAQAERAAKAVVETTASGKVLNGLAAQLKASLGQFRA
- a CDS encoding adenylosuccinate synthase; the encoded protein is MGKNVVVLGTQWGDEGKGKIVDLLTEHATAVVRYQGGHNAGHTLVIDGEKTVLHLIPSGVLREGVQCLIGNGVVVAPDALLREIIKLEEKGIPVRERLRISPSCPLILSYHVALDQAREKARGEFKIGTTGRGIGPAYEDKVARRGLRIGDLFHRERFAAKLGELLDYHNFVLVNYYKEPAIDFQKTLDECMEYADMLKPLMLDVTAALHEMRRDGKDIMFEGAQGSLLDIDHGTYPYVTSSNTTAGGIATGSGFGPMYLDYILGITKAYTTRVGSGPFPTELFDDVGAFLAKRGHEFGATTGRARRCGWFDAVILRRAIEINSISGLCLTKLDVLDGLETINICIGYENEEGAVIDAPTDADSYLGLRPVYEQMPGWSESTLGAKTLEELPAAARAYIKRVEELVGAPIDIISTGPDRNETIVLRHPFG
- a CDS encoding ATP phosphoribosyltransferase regulatory subunit, which codes for MATVDRWLLPDGIEEVLPPEAARIEVARRQVLDLFQSWGYEFVVTPHIEYLESLLTGAGSDLDLRTFKVIDPQSGRQMGFRADITPQVARIDAHTLKREGPNRLCYAGSVLHAQPRALSSSRSPIQLGAELYGDASPSSDVEVISLMLAMLQLAEVPDVHMDLGHVGIYRGLARAAGLSGEVEQQLFDALQRKAIDEVVALTADLPQDLATMLRALVDLCGGREVLDAARDRLAGAPAPVLAALDDLLAIADRLAARFPQLPLYFDLGELRGYHYHTGVVFAVFVPGVGQSIAQGGRYDDIGADFGRARPATGFSTDLKTLVTLGQAEIALPSGGIWMPDSTDAALWQQVCQLRSEGQRVVQALPGQQVSAAREADCDRQLIQHGEHWQVMPLAS
- the hflC gene encoding protease modulator HflC, yielding MSNKSLITLIVGVVLAVIAWNSFYIVSQTERAVLLQFGRVVQADVQPGLHVKVPYVNQVRKFDGRLLTLDAPTQRFLTLEKKAVMVDAYAKWRVKDAERFYTATSGLKQIADERLSRRLESGLRDQFGKRTLHEVVSGERDALMSDITGSLNRMAEKELGIEVVDVRVKAIDLPKEVNRSVFERMSTEREREAREHRAKGNELAEGIRADADRQRRVLLAEAYRESEEARGDGDAQAASIYSKAYGQDQEFYAFYRSLRAYRESFANKSDVMVLDPNSEFFRYMEKAKP
- the hflK gene encoding FtsH protease activity modulator HflK, whose product is MAWNEPGGNSNNQDPWGGKRRGGDRKGPPDLDEAFRKLQESLKGLFGGGNKRGSDGGGSGNGGSSGKGGGLGLLGIGLVVLVAFWLYSAIYVVDEQEQAVVLRFGQYHETVGPGLNIYFPPFDRKYLENVTRERAYTKQGQMLTEDENIVEVPLTVQYKISNLKDFVLNVDQPEISLQHATESALRHVVGSTAMDQVLTEGRELMASEIKERLQRFLDTYGTGITVTQVNVQSAAAPREVQEAFDDVIRAREDEQRSRNQAESYANGVIPEARGQAQRILEDANGYRDEVVSRAKGEADRFTKLVAEYRKAPEVTRQRLYLDTMQEVFSNTSKVLVTGDKGQNNLLYLPLDKMIESSRSSTANGTNTGASSQANTEAATRATDTQQRGEVRTRETR
- the hflX gene encoding ribosome rescue GTPase HflX, whose translation is MFFERHSGGERAILVHLDGQDPEAREDPQEFQELAISAGADTVAFINVPRHRPSAKYLIGSGKVEELRDQVKAEQADLVIFNHTLTPSQERNLERVFECRVLDRTGLILDIFAQRARTHEGKLQVELAQLEHMSTRLVRGWTHLERQKGGIGLRGPGETQLETDRRLLRVRLRQIKGRLEKVRSQRDQARRGRRRADIPSVSLVGYTNAGKSTLFNSITDSNVFAADQLFATLDPTLRRLQLDDLGPIVLADTVGFIRHLPHKLVEAFRATLEESSNSDLLLHVIDSHEPERMSQIEQVMAVLGEIGAEGLPILEVYNKLDLLEGVEPQIQRDADGKPQRVWLSARDGRGLDLLKQAVAELLGNDLFVGTLHLPQNLARLRAQFFELGAVQSETHDEEGASLLAVRLPRVELNRLVSREGLQPLEFIEQHTLQ
- the hfq gene encoding RNA chaperone Hfq; this encodes MSKGHSLQDPYLNTLRKEKVGVSIYLVNGIKLQGTIESFDQFVILLKNTVSQMVYKHAISTVVPVRPIRLPSATDADGVDAEPGNA
- the miaA gene encoding tRNA (adenosine(37)-N6)-dimethylallyltransferase MiaA; translation: MNALPPAIFLMGPTAAGKTDLAIELSKVLPCELISVDSALVYRGMDIGTAKPSKAQLAEFPHRLIDILDPAQSYSAADFRTDALAAMAEITARGNIPLLVGGTMLYFKALLDGLADMPAADAEVRAQLEADAMAFGWQSLHDQLAEVDPVSAARIHPNDPQRLIRALEVYRVSGMSMTAHREQQTAQSTEAAASGRQQLPYTVANLAIAPADRKVLHHRIALRFEQMLDQGFLDEVLALRSRGDLHSGLPSIRAVGYRQVWDHLDGKLTRDEMQERGIIATRQLAKRQFTWLRSWENLHWLDSLASDNLPRALKYLGSVSILG
- the mutL gene encoding DNA mismatch repair endonuclease MutL, with translation MLNAARIELLSPRLANQIAAGEVVERPASVIKELLENSLDSGARRIDIDVEQAGIKLLKVRDDGGGISSDDLPLALARHATSKIRDLEDLERVMSLGFRGEALASISSVARLTLTSRTRDADQAWQVETEGRDMAPRVQPAAHPVGTSVEVRDLFFNTPARRKFLKAEKTEFDHLQEVIKRMALARFDVAFHLRHNGKTVLSLHEAHDDTARARRVSAICGPGFLEQALPIEIERNGLHLWGWVGLPTFSRSQADLQYFFVNGRAVRDKLVAHAVRQAYRDVLFNGRHPTFVLFFEVDPAAVDVNVHPTKHEVRFRDGRMVHDFLYGTLHRALGDVRPENQLGGSVPVATEPRPTGPDAGEFGPQGEMRLANNVLEQPQGEPFARPAGSGSGSGYQYQYSPRPTSGVPVAEAQSAYREFFAPLPSAAPSTLPESASDIPPLGYALAQLKGIYILAENAQGLVLVDMHAAHERIMYERLKIAMANEGLSGQPLLVPESIAVSQREADCAEEHITTFQRLGFELQRLGPETLAIRQIPALLKQAEANRLVSDVLADLMEYGTSDRVQAHMNELLGTMACHGAIRANRRLAIPEMNALLRDMENTERSGQCNHGRPTWTQMGLSDLDKLFLRGQ